In the Populus trichocarpa isolate Nisqually-1 chromosome 1, P.trichocarpa_v4.1, whole genome shotgun sequence genome, GAAATATCTTTTAAGTAATTCTTACTACAAAAGGTTTGAAGGAGCATTTCAAGTTAACACATGGCATTGATCTGGATTAAACTGTTTAAGGAATAAATAACTCAAACTCTTCCCTTTCAGAaatttttaacaagaaaaacacaaaccaGGAAACTCCACACTAATATAATAGATGGAAGATATGTGAAATGCATGAagttatatacaaaaaaatcatttgcatCTTCATACTTAGCAGATGAGAAGACTCAAAAATGAAGCTTTATCAGTGTTCATGTTACAGTCTTCAAAAGAGAGGATTAATAGGCAGCTCCTGATAACAACCCTATTATAAGTAATTTGGCTAAATCTAATAAGATAACTGTATTGAACAATAAAAGATTTCAGAGCAACACATAATTTTATAGCATTGGTGAATAGCATGGAAAGTTTAGCAATCTCCAAATTAACTTTCCAAAATCAGACTGACAAGCAAAAGGAGCTCTACTTTTAAAAGAAGAGGACAATTTTCTAGCCAATCTAGAGCTACTGTCTAGAGGAAAGTGAACATTTTaccttaaaaaacttaattcccTGTTTAACATGATGATCTACTGGTGTTATAGTTAGAATACAACTGGCTTTTCCCACATTAGATGAAAtgataaaacagaaaaaacatcCAACCTGGTGTGACAAAAGTTTGCTGCAGAGAGATGAACGCCAATGCCATGTTCGGACTTTGTTGTGCATGGCACACAATGTCCAAGCCCATACAACATGATAGTGGAGAGTGCTCCTTTGGAAGAAGCAAGCCAAGCATATCGAACATTTGCATCTCCACGATATTTCTCTGTTAGTTCAATCTGCTTCTGGAAAAGCTCAAATCGAACTGGCATTAAAGTACTAGAGCAGCGAGAAATATCTACTATGTCTGCACCACCAAAAGGGTTCATACTTGTAACAAAGATCTTCTTCACAGTATCAGAATCCAACATTTGCGTAAAAGATTCGGTCCCAGTGACTAAATTTGCTTTAATCTGTTGGTTTTCCTCATTAGATTCAACAATTTTTTCACCAGTCTTCCTGTTGTAACTATCCCCCACTTCTACAAGATGGTGGTCGCTCGTAGGCTTTTGAGCAATTTGGATATGCTTGACAAGACCATTTGACTCTCCACTACACTCCAACTTTGACTGATCCCCTccatttatatcaatttcaagCTGCAGCTTGATCTCATGGGACCCAGGAGGCTCCCTAAAAATGGACCCTTGATCTTTTGCACAATCATGCTGGCAGCACAGATGTGGTTCATCTTCATCAGCATAGATTTCTGGAAAGAAGCAGCCACCTGCCTCATCAATCCAGGCAATTGGTTGCTGAATACCTGTCTTCATGTCCATTCGCAACATATGCAAGAAGTCGATAACATAGCGGCGGCCCTCCAACTCAACCTCAACAACTGCCTTCTTCCCTTGAAGATCTTTCCTAACCAAAGTAACAAGATCCTTAGGGAAATCAGTCCATTCCTCATTCTGATAACACATCAGACGCTGTGGCACCCCAGTCCTCGTGAAGTTTGAGTAGCACCGAAGTAAAGACCGTCTAGAAGGATGCCCACAGCTCCAAGGCTTGCTCTGGCTTCCGTCCAATTTCTTGCGTTTCCCTGGCTTATGGATTGAATTCAGAGTGAGCCACTCAGGCAACACCGTATGAGAAGCACCAGAAAAATATGCTGCATTGCGGGATGCTCGTTTTCTCTTCACCCCAAGCATAACTCTACGACTACTATCCAACACCTTTGCGATCCTGGCTTCCATTTCTACCTACTATATTAATCCTTATCAAGAACTTTAAATCCAAAAGTTCAAAGCTAAAAAGATGCAACAAAACTAGCCTCCAGCCAGTTTCAAAGACACGATGCCATTGAAGATGACTGGCAAATCCTGGATAACAAACATTTGTTAGGAAATTTGATCACGTGTAAAATCCACACAGCACCACGTTATACACAAAAGATACAGATCTACAAACCAATTCATGCACAAGGATGCAATCAATCCAGTGTGATACATATACCAGTAAATGCCACATTGTTAAGCATGTAGCAAATCACTGTGGTCTTCTTTACCTGGAAAAGCACATAGTTTTGGATCTCGAAGCAGAAAAACAGAAGCCAGAGCACTTAAAACAGTTCAACATCATAATCTAACTAAATGGACAACCATGGTGATTGATGAAATGGAGAGGAGAGCATGTTATGTTATCTACCTTAAAAAGGTACAATCTGCTTTGAGGAGcaataatcaatttataaatatgaCAACGATCTTCATTCAAGCAACATGTAGCCTAACCAGAAACAATTTTCCCATGTAGTCTCCTAACCAGAAACAATTTTCATTTGAAGAATAACCAAAGGGAAGTTGTACAAGCCACTCCTAATACATGTCGAAGTAATAGTAACCTGCTTTGATGCCTATAGCAAATGAGAGGCTCCGCATGCAGTCTTCTACCCTAAAACAACTTTCACTCAAAGACTAACCGCATGGAAGTTGCAGTAACTGTTCcctaatatatatagaaatctgCTAGTAACTTGCCTCCACACCTATAACAAATGAATTATCGATTCATTAAACAATCACACTTCAAAGTTACAAAACAAGATGACTACAGGAGGATAGAAAAGAATAATTAGGATCAACTGATTCAATAAAGAATCAGTGCCTTCAGGCAGCTTTATTCTTCTGGCCAACAACACAAGAGGTCATAGCTCTTACCACAAAGATAACTGAAGATAGTGTTTCCTAGAACTGGATGTATACTCAGAGGCAGTGAAGAAGTTCTAGTCACTGAACTGGAAAGCCTAATTGAACAACCAAACAGATACTTTTAAGACTAGAAATATTTGGTTTTCGTACTCCAAAATATTAGACAAAAGCAAGCAAAGctacgaggaaaaaaaaagtcaccttttttatttttttcacagcTCAAACCACACATGTTGATAGCTTTGAGCATAACAAGTTTTACTTATTTCTTTATCACAACTTAAATAACATATATGAGTCAAGACTATCCACCAACAAAAGGGTTTAGGCAAATGAACCAATGAGTTTTAAAGAAATGAAGAGCCGGATGTGTCGCAAATGCTTGGGATTGCACACAGCTGGTAGAGCAGAGGACTGAAAATGTTACAGCAGATTTGTTCTCTAACATGCATTGGTTCAAGGAACAGCATGCTAAAAACTTTCTGTAAGAAAATTGCATGGAAACCTTTCCATTGACCATGACACTTTCTTTTAACTTGGTATTTTTGAGGCTGCTATTTTGAACGTTGTCAGAATATCTCCATTCACATGGTCAATAAATGAACAACTTCCAGATTTTTCAGGCTTCATTATGGTTTCTCAATTATATAAGAGAAGCCTGGCACAAAGGGTTTCTAATAAAGAAATATACTGAATGAAGAATATGCCATAgaagtataaaacactaa is a window encoding:
- the LOC18094124 gene encoding inactive poly [ADP-ribose] polymerase RCD1 isoform X1, with the protein product MEARIAKVLDSSRRVMLGVKRKRASRNAAYFSGASHTVLPEWLTLNSIHKPGKRKKLDGSQSKPWSCGHPSRRSLLRCYSNFTRTGVPQRLMCYQNEEWTDFPKDLVTLVRKDLQGKKAVVEVELEGRRYVIDFLHMLRMDMKTGIQQPIAWIDEAGGCFFPEIYADEDEPHLCCQHDCAKDQGSIFREPPGSHEIKLQLEIDINGGDQSKLECSGESNGLVKHIQIAQKPTSDHHLVEVGDSYNRKTGEKIVESNEENQQIKANLVTGTESFTQMLDSDTVKKIFVTSMNPFGGADIVDISRCSSTLMPVRFELFQKQIELTEKYRGDANVRYAWLASSKGALSTIMLYGLGHCVPCTTKSEHGIGVHLSAANFCHTSANYCDVDENGVRHLVFCRVIMGNMELLQHGSRQFHPSSEDFDSGVDDLENPREYIVWNMNMNTHIYPEFVVSFKFTPNSEGFLVGSESKHSVSGVTTSSNGGQGCLPVESPAVDLNVPVESSAVDLNKSPAADMGSEIQPVSGSGRSLGKSPSLSSSNTRTPKSPWMPFPMLFAVISNKVPSKDMELITNHYELFREKKISRENFVKKLRLIVGDALLKSTITSLQGKLPSECEVPVAKPAAEG
- the LOC18094124 gene encoding inactive poly [ADP-ribose] polymerase RCD1 isoform X3 produces the protein MEARIAKVLDSSRRVMLGVKRKRASRNAAYFSGASHTVLPEWLTLNSIHKPGKRKKLDGSQSKPWSCGHPSRRSLLRCYSNFTRTGVPQRLMCYQNEEWTDFPKDLVTLVRKDLQGKKAVVEVELEGRRYVIDFLHMLRMDMKTGIQQPIAWIDEAGGCFFPEIYADEDEPHLCCQHDCAKDQGSIFREPPGSHEIKLQLEIDINGGDQSKLECSGESNGLVKHIQIAQKPTSDHHLVEVGDSYNRKTGEKIVESNEENQQIKANLVTGTESFTQMLDSDTVKKIFVTSMNPFGGADIVDISRCSSTLMPVRFELFQKQIELTEKYRGDANVRYAWLASSKGALSTIMLYGLGHCVPCTTKSEHGIGVHLSAANFCHTSANYCDVDENGVRHLVFCRVIMGNMELLQHGSRQFHPSSEDFDSGVDDLENPREYIVWNMNMNTHIYPEFVVSFKFTPNSEGFLVGSESKHSVSGVTTSSNGGQGCLPVESPAVDLNVPVESSAVDLNKSPAADMVKI
- the LOC18094124 gene encoding inactive poly [ADP-ribose] polymerase RCD1 isoform X2, giving the protein MEARIAKVLDSSRRVMLGVKRKRASRNAAYFSGASHTVLPEWLTLNSIHKPGKRKKLDGSQSKPWSCGHPSRRSLLRCYSNFTRTGVPQRLMCYQNEEWTDFPKDLVTLVRKDLQGKKAVVEVELEGRRYVIDFLHMLRMDMKTGIQQPIAWIDEAGGCFFPEIYADEDEPHLCCQHDCAKDQGSIFREPPGSHEIKLQLEIDINGGDQSKLECSGESNGLVKHIQIAQKPTSDHHLVEVGDSYNRKTGEKIVESNEENQQIKANLVTGTESFTQMLDSDTVKKIFVTSMNPFGGADIVDISRCSSTLMPVRFELFQKQIELTEKYRGDANVRYAWLASSKGALSTIMLYGLGHCVPCTTKSEHGIGVHLSAANFCHTSANYCDVDENGVRHLVFCRVIMGNMELLQHGSRQFHPSSEDFDSGVDDLENPREYIVWNMNMNTHIYPEFVVSFKFTPNSEGFLVGSESKHSVSGVTTSSNGGQGCLPVESPAVDLNVPVESSAVDLNKSPAADMEKKISRENFVKKLRLIVGDALLKSTITSLQGKLPSECEVPVAKPAAEG